The sequence below is a genomic window from Haemophilus pittmaniae.
CGAATCGGTAAAAATGCTTGATGCAGTCAAAATGCCGGAAGCAAAAAAACGCATGGGCATGTATCCGCATGAATTTTCCGGTGGTATGCGTCAACGGGTCATGATTGCCATGGCCTTGCTATGCCGTCCACAGCTACTGATTGCCGATGAGCCAACCACCGCTTTGGATGTGACCGTACAGGCTCAAATCATGACCTTATTAAATGAGTTGAAACGGGAGTTTAATACTGCAATTATCATGATCACCCATGATTTAGGCGTAGTAGCAGGAATTTGCGATCAAGTCATGGTGATGTATGCCGGCCGTACCATGGAATACGGCACAGCAGAACAAATTTTCTACCATCCAAGCCATCCTTACTCCATCGGTTTAATGGATGCTATTCCACGCTTAAATAGCAACGAAGAGCATTTAGTTACCATCCCCGGAAATCCACCGAATTTGCTGCATTTACCGCAGGGGTGTCCATTCTCACCACGTTGCCAATTCGCCACCGAACAATGCCAAACAGCACCGACATTGAGCGTATTTAATCACAATCAATTG
It includes:
- the oppD gene encoding ABC transporter ATP-binding protein; protein product: MTPLLDVKNLYVRFKTPDGIVTAVNDLNFTLNAGSTLGIVGESGSGKSQTAFALMGLLADNGEVEGSAIFEGKQLVNLPKTELNKIRANQISMIFQDPMTSLNPYMKIGEQLMEVLQLHKGYDKQTAFAESVKMLDAVKMPEAKKRMGMYPHEFSGGMRQRVMIAMALLCRPQLLIADEPTTALDVTVQAQIMTLLNELKREFNTAIIMITHDLGVVAGICDQVMVMYAGRTMEYGTAEQIFYHPSHPYSIGLMDAIPRLNSNEEHLVTIPGNPPNLLHLPQGCPFSPRCQFATEQCQTAPTLSVFNHNQLRNCWLPAEKFAQ